A single window of Chitinophaga sp. XS-30 DNA harbors:
- the rpmG gene encoding 50S ribosomal protein L33, with translation MAKKGNRVQVILECTEHKNSGQPGTSRYISNKNKKNTPERLELKKYNPILRKVTVHKEIK, from the coding sequence ATGGCAAAGAAAGGTAACAGGGTACAGGTTATTCTGGAATGTACGGAGCACAAGAACTCCGGACAGCCGGGAACTTCCCGCTACATCAGCAACAAGAACAAGAAAAACACTCCGGAGCGCCTGGAGCTGAAAAAGTACAACCCTATCCTGAGGAAGGTGACGGTGCACAAAGAAATTAAATAA
- a CDS encoding DEAD/DEAH box helicase encodes MTTFESLGLQETLLKAVTDLGFVNPTPIQEKAIPVLLGGDRDFVGLAQTGTGKTAAFGLPLLHQLDMKIRQPQSLILCPTRELCLQITNDLKNFSKYLGDISIVAVYGGTAIGLQLRELKRGAHIVVATPGRLLDIIERGAINFDNVRYAILDEADEMLNMGFQEDINSILSNTPQEKTTWLFSATMPAEVRRIAQKYMDDPFELTVGSKNSGNVNIEHEYYVVRPRDKYAALKRIVDFNPEIFGIIFTRTKIESQEIAESLIKDGYNADALHGDLTQQQRDKVMKRFREKSIQVLVATDVAARGIDVDNVTHVINYELPDDVENYTHRSGRTARAGKSGISIAIISGRDIGKIRQIERVLGKKFVKAEVPDGFAVCEKQLFALVHKVHNVEVNEEQIDPYMTRIYEEFADLTKEDLIRRFASLEFNEFLAYYQDAPDLNVKEDRRGDENSMRTRSSGKFTRLFINLGSVDNFTRGDMLRFLCDSTGLRGNKIGRIDLKGVYSFFEVENDVVEKVQQSFKKLDYNGRSVRIETSQDGDKRKSRTFSGDAPRKKTWSGSEDGGFRPRREFSKAGSGSFRSKR; translated from the coding sequence ATGACAACATTTGAATCATTAGGACTTCAGGAAACTTTGCTGAAAGCAGTCACAGACCTCGGCTTTGTGAATCCTACCCCCATCCAGGAAAAAGCTATCCCGGTGCTGCTCGGCGGCGACCGTGATTTTGTGGGCCTGGCACAAACCGGTACCGGTAAAACCGCAGCCTTCGGCCTGCCATTACTTCACCAGCTGGATATGAAGATCCGCCAGCCGCAGAGCCTTATTCTCTGCCCTACGCGGGAATTATGTCTCCAGATCACCAACGACCTCAAGAATTTTTCCAAATATCTCGGGGACATCAGCATCGTAGCGGTCTACGGTGGTACCGCCATCGGCCTGCAATTACGTGAGCTGAAACGCGGCGCCCACATTGTGGTAGCTACTCCCGGCCGCCTGCTGGATATCATCGAGCGTGGCGCCATCAACTTCGACAATGTGCGTTATGCCATCCTGGATGAAGCGGATGAAATGCTGAACATGGGCTTCCAGGAGGATATCAACAGCATCCTCTCCAATACGCCTCAGGAAAAGACCACCTGGTTGTTCTCCGCGACTATGCCGGCAGAAGTACGCCGTATCGCCCAGAAATACATGGACGATCCTTTCGAACTGACCGTAGGCAGCAAGAACAGCGGCAACGTCAACATCGAACATGAATACTACGTGGTACGCCCCCGTGATAAATATGCTGCGCTGAAACGTATCGTGGACTTCAATCCCGAGATATTCGGCATCATCTTCACCCGTACCAAAATTGAATCGCAGGAGATCGCGGAATCGCTGATCAAGGACGGCTATAATGCAGATGCCCTGCATGGCGACCTCACCCAGCAGCAGCGTGACAAAGTGATGAAACGGTTCCGGGAAAAATCGATCCAGGTGCTGGTAGCCACCGATGTGGCCGCCCGTGGTATTGATGTGGACAATGTAACGCATGTGATCAACTACGAACTGCCGGATGATGTGGAGAACTACACCCACCGTAGCGGCCGTACCGCCCGCGCCGGCAAATCCGGTATTTCCATCGCTATTATCAGTGGCAGGGATATCGGAAAGATCCGCCAGATCGAGCGCGTGCTCGGTAAAAAATTCGTGAAAGCAGAAGTGCCGGACGGATTTGCCGTTTGCGAAAAACAGCTTTTTGCCCTGGTGCATAAAGTACATAACGTGGAAGTGAACGAAGAGCAGATCGATCCTTATATGACACGCATATACGAAGAGTTTGCGGACCTGACCAAGGAAGACCTGATCCGCCGCTTCGCTTCCCTCGAATTCAACGAATTCCTGGCATACTACCAGGATGCCCCGGACCTGAATGTGAAGGAAGACCGCCGTGGTGACGAAAACTCCATGCGCACCCGCAGCTCCGGCAAGTTCACCCGCCTGTTCATCAACCTCGGTTCCGTGGACAACTTTACCCGTGGCGACATGTTGCGCTTCCTGTGCGACAGCACCGGTCTGCGTGGCAACAAGATCGGCCGTATTGATCTGAAAGGCGTGTATTCCTTCTTTGAGGTGGAAAACGATGTGGTGGAAAAAGTTCAGCAGAGCTTCAAAAAGCTGGATTACAACGGCCGTTCCGTAAGAATTGAGACCTCCCAGGATGGTGATAAACGCAAATCCCGCACCTTTAGCGGCGATGCTCCCCGCAAGAAAACATGGTCTGGCAGCGAAGATGGAGGTTTCCGTCCCCGCCGCGAGTTTTCCAAAGCAGGCAGCGGCAGCTTCAGAAGCAAGCGATAA
- a CDS encoding DUF4382 domain-containing protein: MKNMFRKMGLPLLLLGALSLIIYACSKNNSAEPDIPEGQQRVSLMLTDDPGLFDEVWIDIRKVEVLVDTCGSERDDDDDRWDDRDRCGWWEDRRGDDDDCEVWDSLGIRPGVYDLLALRNGVDTSLATGNVRQGRIRKIRITLGPDNSLVKDSISYPLKSLNGQVKIVIKVRHNEWDEISPDNLQLWLDFDVQRSIIQVSRGRFILKPVIHVWTVRQTGAVSGKILPKDAQSVVTVYNSTDSLFAIPGRHGEFKVRGLQPGTYSVFVNGGNGYNDTTVNDVMVERGKETKLPTITLSK, translated from the coding sequence ATGAAAAACATGTTCCGCAAAATGGGCTTGCCGCTATTGCTATTGGGCGCCCTCTCCCTGATCATTTATGCATGCAGTAAAAACAATTCCGCTGAACCGGACATTCCGGAAGGGCAGCAAAGAGTAAGCCTTATGTTGACCGATGATCCCGGTCTGTTCGATGAAGTATGGATCGATATCCGGAAGGTGGAAGTATTGGTAGACACCTGCGGGAGCGAAAGAGATGATGATGACGATCGCTGGGATGACCGCGACCGCTGCGGCTGGTGGGAAGACCGCCGTGGTGATGACGATGACTGCGAGGTTTGGGATTCCCTCGGTATCCGCCCCGGTGTATATGACCTGTTAGCCCTCCGGAATGGCGTGGACACCAGTCTCGCTACCGGTAACGTCCGCCAGGGGCGCATCAGGAAGATCCGTATTACCTTAGGCCCGGATAACTCACTGGTAAAAGACAGTATCAGCTATCCGCTGAAATCGCTGAACGGGCAGGTAAAGATCGTGATCAAGGTGAGGCATAATGAATGGGACGAGATATCGCCTGATAACCTGCAGCTGTGGCTGGACTTCGATGTGCAGCGTTCCATCATCCAGGTCAGCAGGGGCAGGTTCATCCTGAAACCCGTTATCCATGTATGGACCGTGCGGCAGACCGGTGCAGTGTCAGGAAAGATCCTGCCGAAAGACGCGCAATCCGTTGTAACCGTGTATAATAGTACCGATTCACTGTTCGCCATACCGGGCCGGCACGGGGAGTTCAAGGTAAGAGGCTTGCAACCGGGCACTTACAGCGTATTCGTGAATGGCGGCAACGGGTATAACGACACAACGGTCAATGATGTAATGGTAGAACGGGGCAAGGAAACCAAATTGCCGACGATCACACTATCAAAATAA
- the glgB gene encoding 1,4-alpha-glucan branching protein GlgB: MTTQSKKNIIPRDEEPFRPLKSVEPFSLFSVRDIELFQAGIHDRLYEKFGSHTVSYEGVEGTYFAVWAPNAAFVSVIGDFNGWNGYSHTLFPRWDKSGIWEGFIPHVQEQQLYKYFIRSNSGEELRKGDPFANFWEVRPKTASVTTNLKYKWKDSAWMKSRGAKSTLQSPFSVYEVHLGSWRRPDLNNHEVFYSYKEITAMLVPYVKEMGFTHIELMPIMEHPFDGSWGYQLTGFYAPTSRYGTPQEFMAMVDAFHHAGIGVILDWVPSHFPYDDHGLYRFDGTHTYEYADMRKGFHPDWNSYVFNYARNEVRSFLLSNALFWLDKFHIDGLRVDAVASMIHLDYSRKAGSWEPNEHGGNENLEAISFLKHLNTTIYERFPDVQTIAEESTSFYGVSRPVFMGGLGFGMKWMMGWMNDTLDYFKKDPYFRKWYHNQITFSIMYAFSENFMLPLSHDEVVHGKSPLIYKMPGDDWQKFANLRLMYSYMFTHPGTKLLFMGGEFGDTKEWNYKSELNWDLLKHPTHASLQQYVKALNHLYTSEPALFANQFDPNCFEWVHLADQENSIMVFARKGLDGEVILVALNMTPVPREDYLVGIPWKHSFKEILNSDAPAWHGSGVVNKGTIKPKEGRHGKPYDIILRLPPLGAAILKSI, encoded by the coding sequence ATGACGACCCAAAGCAAAAAAAATATCATTCCACGTGACGAAGAGCCCTTCCGCCCACTGAAATCCGTAGAGCCTTTTTCCTTGTTTTCCGTCCGGGACATCGAACTGTTCCAGGCAGGGATACATGATCGCCTGTACGAAAAGTTCGGCTCCCATACCGTCAGCTATGAAGGCGTGGAAGGCACTTACTTTGCCGTCTGGGCCCCCAATGCAGCTTTCGTATCCGTCATCGGGGACTTCAACGGATGGAATGGCTACAGCCACACCCTTTTTCCGCGCTGGGACAAATCCGGCATCTGGGAAGGGTTCATCCCTCATGTACAGGAACAACAGCTCTATAAATACTTCATCCGCTCCAATTCCGGGGAGGAACTGCGCAAAGGCGACCCTTTTGCCAACTTTTGGGAAGTACGCCCCAAAACCGCTTCCGTTACCACCAATCTGAAATATAAATGGAAAGATAGCGCCTGGATGAAAAGCCGCGGCGCCAAAAGCACGCTCCAAAGCCCTTTTTCAGTTTATGAGGTGCATCTGGGTTCCTGGCGGCGGCCAGACCTGAACAACCACGAAGTATTCTATTCCTACAAGGAGATCACGGCCATGCTGGTGCCTTATGTGAAAGAAATGGGCTTTACCCATATTGAGCTGATGCCCATCATGGAGCATCCTTTTGACGGGTCATGGGGATATCAGCTCACCGGTTTCTACGCGCCCACCTCCCGTTACGGTACACCGCAGGAGTTCATGGCCATGGTGGATGCCTTCCATCACGCAGGAATAGGGGTGATACTGGACTGGGTGCCTTCCCATTTCCCGTACGATGATCACGGCCTTTACCGCTTCGATGGCACCCATACCTATGAATATGCGGATATGCGCAAAGGCTTTCACCCGGACTGGAACAGCTATGTCTTCAATTACGCCCGCAACGAAGTAAGGTCGTTCCTCCTCAGCAACGCCCTGTTCTGGCTGGACAAATTCCACATAGACGGCTTGCGGGTGGATGCCGTAGCCTCGATGATACACCTCGACTACTCCCGCAAGGCCGGTTCCTGGGAGCCGAATGAACATGGCGGCAATGAGAACCTGGAGGCTATTTCTTTTTTAAAACACCTGAATACCACCATATACGAGCGCTTCCCCGATGTACAGACCATCGCAGAGGAATCCACTTCCTTTTACGGCGTATCCCGCCCCGTATTCATGGGCGGGCTGGGCTTTGGCATGAAATGGATGATGGGCTGGATGAACGATACCCTGGATTACTTCAAAAAAGATCCCTACTTCCGCAAATGGTACCATAACCAGATCACGTTCAGCATCATGTACGCATTCAGCGAAAATTTCATGCTGCCCCTGAGCCACGATGAGGTAGTGCACGGCAAATCCCCGCTCATCTACAAAATGCCCGGCGACGACTGGCAGAAGTTCGCCAACCTGCGCCTGATGTACAGCTATATGTTCACCCATCCCGGTACAAAGCTCCTGTTCATGGGAGGGGAGTTCGGCGATACCAAGGAATGGAACTACAAATCGGAGCTGAACTGGGACCTGCTGAAGCACCCCACCCATGCCAGCCTGCAGCAATACGTAAAGGCGCTGAATCATTTGTACACCTCGGAACCGGCGCTGTTCGCCAACCAGTTTGATCCCAACTGTTTTGAATGGGTGCATCTGGCGGACCAAGAGAACAGCATTATGGTATTCGCCCGCAAGGGCCTTGACGGCGAGGTGATACTCGTAGCGCTGAACATGACCCCCGTTCCCCGGGAAGACTATCTCGTTGGCATCCCCTGGAAACACAGCTTCAAAGAGATATTGAACAGCGATGCGCCCGCCTGGCACGGCAGCGGCGTTGTCAATAAAGGCACCATCAAGCCGAAAGAAGGCCGGCATGGAAAGCCTTACGATATTATCCTCCGGCTTCCACCCCTTGGCGCCGCCATCCTCAAAAGCATCTAA
- the rpmB gene encoding 50S ribosomal protein L28: protein MARVCQVTGKKPITGHHVSFSNIKTKRRFLPNLQTKRFFLAEEDRWITLKVSADGLRTINKRGLYAVVKDLRAAGTKGI from the coding sequence ATGGCAAGAGTATGTCAGGTGACAGGGAAAAAACCAATTACGGGTCATCACGTATCTTTTTCGAACATCAAGACAAAGAGAAGGTTTCTGCCTAATCTGCAAACCAAACGCTTCTTTTTGGCGGAGGAAGATCGTTGGATCACATTGAAAGTGTCTGCCGATGGTCTGAGAACGATCAACAAAAGAGGCCTTTACGCAGTAGTGAAAGATCTGCGCGCTGCAGGCACTAAAGGTATCTAA
- the rimO gene encoding 30S ribosomal protein S12 methylthiotransferase RimO: protein MKTRTLKKDKVNIITLGCSKNMVDSEVLSGQLKANDIDVVHENTRRDHNIVVVNTCGFIDKAKEESINTILEQVELKERGRLDKVFVTGCLSERYRGDLESEIPGVDAWFGTMELPLILKRFDADYKTELVGERLLSTPSHYAYLKISEGCNRTCAFCAIPLMRGQHVSKPIEAVVAEAEKLVKSGVKEIMLIAQELTYYGLDLYKQRRLPELLHALADVKGLEWIRLHYAYPTKFPLEILDVMRERDNICNYLDMPLQHIADPMLKAMKRQITRKEIFDLVTTIREKVPGICLRTTLIAGFPGESLEDVEDVKRFLEEVRFDRVGVFTYSHEENTGAYALEDDVPAEEKERRAQDIMETQQEISLEKNQEKIGKVFKVIVDKKESGRYLGRTEFDSVEVDNEVIINTDRKLKPGDFVQVKITRAFDYDLEGVLV, encoded by the coding sequence TTGAAGACAAGAACTTTAAAGAAAGACAAGGTAAATATCATCACGCTGGGCTGTTCCAAGAACATGGTTGACTCCGAGGTATTAAGCGGACAGCTCAAAGCCAATGACATCGATGTAGTACATGAGAATACCCGGCGCGATCATAACATCGTGGTCGTAAATACCTGTGGATTTATCGACAAGGCAAAAGAAGAATCCATCAATACGATCCTTGAGCAGGTGGAATTGAAGGAAAGGGGCCGGCTGGATAAAGTGTTCGTTACGGGCTGCCTGAGCGAACGTTACCGCGGGGACCTGGAATCGGAGATACCCGGTGTGGACGCCTGGTTTGGTACCATGGAGCTTCCCCTTATCCTGAAACGTTTTGATGCGGATTACAAGACCGAATTGGTCGGGGAGCGTTTGCTCAGTACACCCTCGCACTATGCATACCTGAAAATATCGGAAGGCTGCAACCGCACCTGCGCATTCTGCGCAATCCCGCTGATGCGCGGCCAGCACGTATCCAAACCCATCGAAGCGGTGGTGGCGGAAGCGGAAAAGCTGGTGAAAAGCGGGGTAAAGGAGATCATGCTCATTGCGCAGGAACTGACCTATTATGGCCTGGACCTGTACAAGCAGCGCCGTCTGCCTGAATTGCTGCATGCGTTGGCGGATGTGAAAGGGCTGGAATGGATCAGGCTGCACTATGCCTATCCCACTAAATTCCCGCTGGAAATACTGGACGTGATGCGGGAAAGGGATAATATCTGCAACTACCTGGATATGCCCCTGCAACATATTGCGGACCCGATGCTCAAGGCCATGAAACGGCAGATCACCCGCAAGGAGATCTTCGACCTGGTGACCACCATCCGCGAAAAAGTGCCGGGCATTTGTCTGCGTACTACGCTGATAGCGGGTTTTCCGGGAGAAAGCCTGGAAGATGTGGAAGATGTGAAACGCTTCCTGGAAGAAGTGCGGTTCGACAGGGTGGGCGTGTTCACCTACAGCCATGAGGAGAACACCGGCGCTTATGCGCTGGAAGACGATGTCCCCGCTGAGGAAAAAGAACGGCGCGCACAGGATATCATGGAAACACAGCAGGAAATTTCCCTGGAAAAGAACCAGGAAAAAATAGGTAAAGTATTTAAAGTAATCGTTGATAAAAAAGAATCCGGCCGTTACCTGGGCCGTACGGAGTTCGATTCGGTGGAGGTGGATAATGAGGTGATCATTAACACAGACAGGAAGTTGAAACCCGGCGATTTTGTACAGGTTAAAATTACCAGGGCGTTCGACTATGACCTGGAAGGAGTGCTGGTTTGA
- a CDS encoding DUF4295 family protein, translated as MAKQTSKNSKVKDTKAAAESKVWTKVIRAERSPKSGAYTFKGQIIHKDTVAEFFKK; from the coding sequence ATGGCAAAACAAACTTCAAAAAACTCGAAAGTAAAAGATACCAAGGCGGCTGCAGAATCTAAAGTGTGGACGAAAGTGATCAGGGCTGAGCGTTCTCCCAAAAGCGGTGCTTATACCTTCAAGGGGCAGATCATCCACAAGGATACTGTTGCGGAGTTTTTCAAAAAGTAA
- a CDS encoding toxin-antitoxin system YwqK family antitoxin: protein MKKTCLLITMLCTVLAVSAQQAANRTDDKKRKQGPWVEQVGSIRGEPGYNWEGVYKNNRKEGIWRKYTVNGDLLAEETFRNGALDGMCKYFYPDGKISATGMMLAIDIEGQKDTVIVIDPVTNEETFTEIVRKGNSVRHGEWRIYDEDGRVMRETYDRGEVTGSVISDPRRAKSAPLPHEQQSGPGKKRKD from the coding sequence GTGAAAAAAACCTGTTTGCTCATTACCATGTTATGTACCGTGCTGGCCGTTTCGGCGCAGCAGGCCGCTAACCGTACCGACGATAAAAAAAGAAAGCAGGGGCCCTGGGTCGAGCAGGTGGGGTCTATCCGCGGGGAGCCTGGTTACAATTGGGAAGGCGTTTACAAGAACAACAGAAAAGAAGGCATCTGGCGGAAATATACGGTCAATGGCGATCTGCTGGCGGAGGAAACCTTCCGCAACGGTGCGCTGGACGGCATGTGCAAATATTTTTATCCCGATGGAAAGATCAGTGCTACTGGCATGATGCTGGCGATAGATATTGAAGGCCAGAAAGATACGGTTATTGTAATAGATCCGGTCACCAATGAAGAGACCTTTACAGAGATCGTGCGCAAAGGCAATTCTGTCCGCCATGGAGAATGGAGGATATACGATGAGGATGGGAGGGTGATGCGGGAGACCTATGACCGCGGTGAGGTGACTGGTTCCGTGATCAGTGATCCGCGCCGCGCAAAATCCGCCCCCCTGCCTCATGAACAACAGTCCGGCCCGGGGAAGAAGAGAAAAGACTGA
- a CDS encoding peroxiredoxin, whose product MKNAVLSVGAEFPAFAKKAVVSIEKGKEFYDITSEEIKASGKWMVMFWWPKDFTFVCPTEIAEFNKHYQDFADRDAILIGASTDSEFVHLAWRKDHDDLRGLQFPMLADTSKSLAAELGILEAEEKIAYRATFVVDPQGIVRWTSVYDLSVGRNVKEVLRVMDALQTDELCPCNWQKGEATLNA is encoded by the coding sequence ATGAAAAATGCAGTATTATCAGTAGGGGCGGAGTTCCCGGCGTTCGCAAAAAAGGCAGTAGTTTCTATCGAAAAAGGCAAGGAGTTTTATGACATCACCTCCGAGGAGATCAAGGCTTCCGGTAAATGGATGGTGATGTTCTGGTGGCCGAAGGACTTCACCTTCGTTTGTCCCACCGAGATTGCGGAATTCAACAAGCACTATCAGGATTTCGCTGACCGCGATGCTATCCTGATCGGCGCTTCTACTGATTCGGAATTTGTGCACCTCGCCTGGAGGAAAGATCATGACGACCTCCGCGGCCTGCAGTTCCCCATGCTGGCAGACACTTCCAAGAGCCTCGCAGCAGAGCTCGGTATCCTCGAAGCAGAAGAAAAGATCGCTTACCGCGCAACTTTCGTGGTTGACCCGCAGGGCATCGTACGCTGGACTTCCGTTTATGACCTCTCTGTAGGCCGTAACGTGAAGGAAGTGCTCCGTGTAATGGACGCGCTGCAAACAGATGAACTGTGCCCCTGCAACTGGCAGAAAGGCGAGGCTACGCTGAATGCATAA
- a CDS encoding carboxymuconolactone decarboxylase family protein → MFASNTTQDTAQQVLQTVGITVPEAPAKLQALAATDARYLKDLKINVTNALEAATLQKKEAYLLGLAVAVNEKVPVLQQGLEQLALAAGATDKEVAEVVSCTSLMNANNVFYRFRHFVGKGFYQTAPAGIRMSIMTNPVTGKEFFELLSLVVSALNGCEMCVTSHEEALLKHGTAEQRILDAVRLGAVIRSLGVLL, encoded by the coding sequence GTGTTCGCAAGTAATACAACGCAAGATACCGCGCAGCAGGTGCTGCAGACAGTAGGGATAACCGTTCCGGAAGCGCCGGCGAAGCTGCAGGCCCTGGCCGCCACAGATGCCCGCTATCTGAAAGACCTGAAGATCAATGTGACCAATGCTCTGGAAGCCGCTACGCTGCAGAAGAAGGAAGCTTATCTGCTGGGCTTGGCCGTTGCGGTCAATGAAAAGGTGCCCGTGCTGCAGCAGGGGCTGGAGCAATTGGCCCTGGCTGCCGGAGCAACGGATAAGGAAGTGGCCGAAGTGGTGAGCTGCACCTCCCTGATGAATGCCAATAACGTATTTTACCGTTTCCGCCATTTTGTGGGCAAAGGGTTCTACCAGACGGCTCCGGCCGGTATCCGGATGAGCATTATGACCAACCCGGTGACCGGAAAGGAGTTCTTTGAACTGTTGAGCCTGGTGGTGTCCGCATTGAACGGATGCGAAATGTGCGTAACTTCGCATGAAGAGGCCCTGCTGAAACATGGTACCGCAGAGCAGCGGATACTGGATGCGGTGAGGCTGGGTGCGGTTATCAGGAGCCTGGGGGTATTGCTTTGA
- a CDS encoding cupin-like domain-containing protein — protein MQVQSIDRVDSISAEDFRTQYYEPRKPLIITGLSKTWPACEKWTWDYFKSIVGDTTVGVYNNERAGARTLVNGADEYIPFRDYLDMVQQGPVKLRIFLFNLFQHAPQLVNDFTWPDFLARGFLKKYPMLFVGGAGSVAHMHYDIDLSHIFHTQFIGRKRVLLLENSQSDLIYRMPMTVESAASFVNWAEQLDENGFPALRYARGYTTILEHGDTMFMPGGYWHHMEYMDGGFAMSLRALDQSLTGKLNGLYHIAGLRSMNNLLIKVAPEWWYQYKRKVANQRAERAMKRHLA, from the coding sequence ATGCAAGTGCAATCCATAGATCGAGTTGACAGCATATCCGCAGAAGATTTCAGGACCCAGTATTATGAACCCCGTAAACCCTTGATCATTACAGGATTGTCGAAAACCTGGCCCGCTTGCGAAAAATGGACCTGGGACTATTTCAAATCCATCGTGGGTGATACCACCGTAGGGGTTTACAATAACGAGCGGGCAGGCGCCAGAACGCTGGTGAACGGGGCGGATGAGTATATCCCTTTCAGGGACTATCTGGATATGGTGCAGCAGGGCCCGGTGAAGCTGCGCATCTTCCTGTTCAATCTCTTCCAGCACGCACCGCAGCTGGTCAATGATTTTACCTGGCCGGACTTCCTTGCCAGGGGCTTCCTCAAAAAATACCCCATGCTCTTTGTCGGCGGGGCAGGCTCCGTGGCGCATATGCATTACGACATCGACCTGAGCCACATCTTCCACACCCAGTTCATCGGCCGGAAAAGGGTATTGCTGCTGGAAAATAGCCAGTCGGACTTGATCTACCGGATGCCCATGACCGTGGAAAGCGCGGCCAGTTTCGTGAACTGGGCCGAGCAACTGGATGAGAACGGCTTCCCGGCGCTCCGGTACGCCCGCGGGTACACGACCATCCTGGAGCATGGGGATACCATGTTCATGCCCGGCGGCTACTGGCACCATATGGAGTATATGGACGGCGGTTTCGCCATGAGCCTCCGTGCCCTGGACCAGAGCCTGACCGGCAAGCTCAACGGCCTGTACCACATCGCCGGCCTGCGGAGCATGAATAACCTCCTCATTAAAGTGGCGCCGGAATGGTGGTATCAATACAAGCGGAAGGTGGCCAATCAACGCGCAGAAAGGGCTATGAAACGCCATCTGGCCTGA
- the ftsY gene encoding signal recognition particle-docking protein FtsY: MGFFDKLFSREKKESLDQGLQKTKEGFLSRISRAVAGKSTVDAEVLDNLEEALVAADVGVDTTVRIINRIEDRVAKDKYLNTSELNRILKEEIAALLVDAPDSGFRDFDVPEGKKPYVIMVVGVNGVGKTTTIGKLAYNFKKAGKNVMLGAADTFRAAAVDQLTIWSDRVGVPIVKQQMGSDPAAVAFDTVQSGVSKGTDVIIIDTAGRLHNKLHLMDELSKIKRVMNKVIPDAPHEVLLVLDGSTGQNAVEQAKQFTAATEVTSLAITKLDGTAKGGVVLAIANQFKIPVKYIGIGEKMEDLQVFDKQEFVDSLFSLND, from the coding sequence ATGGGTTTTTTCGATAAGCTCTTTTCCCGTGAAAAGAAAGAAAGTCTGGATCAGGGGCTGCAGAAGACAAAAGAAGGTTTCCTCTCCCGCATCAGCCGCGCTGTTGCCGGCAAATCCACCGTAGACGCCGAAGTACTGGATAATCTTGAAGAGGCGCTTGTAGCCGCTGATGTTGGCGTGGATACGACCGTCCGTATCATTAACCGGATAGAGGACCGTGTGGCGAAAGATAAGTACCTGAATACCAGTGAACTCAACCGGATATTGAAAGAAGAGATTGCAGCGTTGCTGGTAGATGCGCCGGACAGTGGTTTCCGGGATTTTGATGTACCGGAAGGTAAAAAGCCCTATGTGATCATGGTTGTGGGCGTGAACGGCGTGGGGAAAACGACCACCATCGGCAAACTCGCCTATAATTTCAAGAAAGCAGGCAAAAATGTGATGCTGGGCGCGGCGGACACCTTCCGCGCTGCCGCGGTGGACCAGCTGACCATCTGGAGCGACCGGGTGGGAGTGCCCATCGTGAAACAGCAAATGGGCTCCGATCCCGCCGCTGTTGCCTTTGATACCGTGCAAAGCGGGGTTTCGAAAGGCACAGACGTTATTATTATTGATACGGCCGGCCGCCTCCATAATAAACTGCACCTGATGGATGAGCTGAGCAAGATCAAAAGGGTGATGAACAAAGTGATCCCTGACGCGCCGCATGAAGTGTTGCTGGTACTGGATGGTTCTACCGGGCAAAACGCAGTGGAGCAGGCCAAACAGTTCACGGCCGCCACAGAAGTGACCTCACTGGCCATCACCAAGCTGGATGGCACGGCCAAAGGCGGGGTGGTGCTGGCGATTGCCAACCAGTTCAAGATCCCGGTGAAATATATCGGTATCGGGGAGAAAATGGAGGATCTGCAGGTATTTGACAAACAGGAGTTTGTGGATTCGCTGTTCAGTTTGAATGATTGA